The window AATGGAGTCATCATGAATTTAAAAGATCAACACCATAGGTTCTACACTAACTAGCTACATTAACtctgggcaaattacttaacttctagaccctcagtttccttatcctaTTGAAAAAACAGATCTCTGGAAAGTGATGGGaattaaatgaaaacagagaagTATTTAATAATGCATAGTAACAAtggaggtgctcaataaataacaGCTATTAATAGTCTATTTCTGAAGAGCCATCACTTCTTATCTTTCTAAGAACCATTAGGCCATGTCCCCTCGCCAACCAGCAGATTCATAAACTATAGAGGGCTAGAATCCTTCCCTTTGGTGATTTCCATAAATACATTACCAGCACCTGCAGGCGCTGTGCTAGATGCTGACGTTACACTGGTGTTCAACTCCTTACCGATTAACTCTTTGTTGCGGGCATCCACAGCCAGATTTCTTAATGCTCCAGATGCAGCTTTCACCACCCGCTCGTGTTCATTGGTCAGGAGATCAGCTATGGCAGAGAGAGCCTTCTCTTGACGCAGAGCAGAGCGGATATATCGACCATACTGGGTAGCACATGGAAAATAACAACAGATTACAAATGACAACAGACTAGCTATCTAAATTTTTCCATCTCCAAATCCATTTTCTAAAAGATACTCACTGTCCAGCGCCCAGCACACAAGTTCTGGATAGCTCCAGCAGAAGCTTCTAGGATAGCAGGAGTCTTACTCTCCTTGAGGAGTGAGATGTATATCCGAACCACCTCTGGCTGAAATAAGAGCTCATAGCCtacacaagaaagagaaaaaaggcagaGGATACAATCAACACCTACAAAGGCAGGAGTTCAGCCTTAGTACTCCAGGTAGATGGATTTATCATAATGCTCCCTGAATTCCCTTACCCACTCAATAGTCAACTCAgagatttgattctttttttatttttttagttgtaagtggatcttttatttatttatatgtggtgccgtgTATCaaacctcacacatgccaagcaagcactctaccactgagccacaaccccagcccctccagcctgTTGTTTTCTAAGAATAATTAGTCATAGTAAGAAGCAAAAGAGATATCAGTTCATCATGGTCAACTCCTTTCTCTCCTTACTCCTTGACTTTTTTCCCTACAACTTACTCTGGCCTTGGTTCTACAAGAAGCTCTCAGAAGTTTCATTTAGTTCAATGACAGCAATCAAGGTTAAAGATTTCTCATCTATggactggggagatggctcagttggtaaagtgctttccttgcaagcacagggccctgggttcaatccccagcaccaccaaaaaaaaaaaaaaaaaaaaaaaaaaaaaattttctcatctcaaatgaattatttctaattttaccCAGTGATTCTTCCCACCTTTACTATGACTAAATGAAAGGAACTATCATAGAataaacaacatttaaaatttgagaGAGCGGTATATTCATCAATACAAAGAGTCCAAAGACAAACTGTGATAAACAGAATTCTTCTAAGAGTAAGGTTTAAGTTCCCAAAACTGTAGTGGCCACTTAGGGTAGTTCATTTTCTGCTATAGTCTACCATCAGAACCTTATCCCATCCTCAAGTAACCTGAAACACTATCTTAACAAGCAGGCCTTTGTAAATTACCGCTagaatacaatatattttatcaatattttcacCATCAGTTCAAAGTCCCAAGtcagagaagagagaacaatACAAATGTTGCATAAAGTCTACTATTAGGTTAACAAATATCCCATCTGTGGGCTATGTCAATGAGATCTTTGGTGTCtgagaagcaaaaaaaaataacctaCCTCGAGCAGGACTTGTTCTTTTAGGGAAGTCCACTGTATCATTTGCTGGATCCTCTGTGGGTTTTTTCCCTGTAGAAATAAGAaaagggtgtggggcagggagAGAATAGGGGTTAACGAATGTGAGAAAGGAAAGATTTCACCTGGCAcatttttcattcttcagttAGAATCTTTGGATCAGAGATGCAAAAGAAGGGAAGCCCACCCAACTTGTCCCAGCAGGGGGCTATGAAGAAACATGGACAGAAAACAGGCAGCAGATAGATAAAACAAGGATAACCACTCTTGTCACTATTGACCTGAGTCCTGATAAGAGGTACTACTGCCCAGAAACAGCATGCCATGATCCACATGCTCAGAAGAGCTAATTTGTTTCAATGGCTTTCCTCAACTCAATTTTCCTACATGCATCCACAGGGAAGGGTTAGGCAAGGAAATACTAGGGAAGCTAAAACCAAACATGCAAATTAGAAGTTGGTAAGCTCCTTAAACGATTGCACTCACCTCTGGAGAACCATTCATCTTCCAATGTGTCACCCAAGGTGTGTAAAGCAgaggagagaaataaaggaagaaaatgcaggaGAAAGATGTCAACAAGAACATGGTCAAAttaagcaagaaagcacagaaaagaaaagaaaaaaacacaggaaacacaAAGGAGGAATGGGAAAGAAGGCCCAGATTAGTTGAGTTCTCAATGCCCCAGTCATTCACAGCAATACCAataccaccatcaccaacaccaccgACGACACCACCACCTtcatcacctccaccacctccaccacctccaccacctccacctccaccaccacatCCACCATGATCAAAGCACACAGGGCAGGGAAAGCAGCAGCAGAGCAACAAGATAGTCTTGACCACGCAGATTCCCATactctttgcaaatattttgtacCTAAAGCTAAgtgttccttcctttccccatcccACATTAAAGAGCAAGGAATGAGGAACTAAGACTTACCTTTGCCCTTCTTGGCCCCAAAGCAACTGGCAGCATGTGGCCCAGAATTGTTGGCAACACTGGGAGGTGCCTCTTGATAGCGCTCTGCCTGCGGGATCTCCCGGTGAACTTGATAGGATAAGTTCCGAAGGAGGCACACACAGTTCTCCACAAGCTTAGGGACATAAAAGAAAAGGTTTGACGAGAGAAGTGAATACCTATGGCGACTTTCCGGCAAGTTTAAGTTTCTATGATTTAGGTATTAAAATATCAACCCTCAAAAATACAATATAATCCATCATTTCTCAGTATTCCAGGCTTCTCAAATTCCTTGAATTTAATGGCTTTGGCGGACCCCAAAACTGGGTCACTGTCTCCTACTTGGAAAATGAACAATCTTAGAAGATCACTAGGCAGCTTTCACACACATGTGAAGGAAATTCTAAAAAGAACTGTCCTAAGTTGAACACCCACTTGAGGGAGAAAGGACTGGGATAGGCATTTTATATAACTGAAAGCATAAGTGGGTAGGTTTACACTACAAGATGCAGTGAATGGAATTAATTTACCTTGCTGTCTGAATCCTTCTGCCCAATCTCAGCCTGAACGATGAAAATGAGGGCATCAACTAAGCCATCACATTCTCGAAGTTTCCGGCGAGCTTCACTCCTCTCTGAGCTTACATTCCTGAAGGGAAACCAGAAAATGCTTAAAATGACTCAAATTCAGAAATCCCCCATTGAATATCCCACATCTACAAGCTTCCTCAATACCCTTTTTACTCACTATAAGAAGTAGTGAATATCTATTATTAGCAAGGCATAGCAGTTAACAGAAAATTCATTGacagtctctgctttctgaaccTTTATCACCAAGTGGGGCATGGGTTAATAATGCATACCAACAACAGTAATTCAAAATTGAATAGATACTTCTTGAATGGAAGTACAAATACATGACAGGGCAGAGTATTTGATCTGAATTATAGAAAACTGAGggcagagacacagacacacaaaaccCAGAACGAGATGATTACCTTACACGTTGGAGGTTCTGAATAAGTGTTTACCAAATTAGATGAGCAAAGTCAAAGATGCATAAAAGAGATATGTGTGAGGGACAACAAGCAAACCAACAGGTATGTGTGGAACATAAGTGAGTAGCAATAAAGGTAAACTGGCTGGAGTAGCAGTATACAATAAAGAGACAGTAGAGGCTGAATAACAGGTGAAAGAATTTTAACTTTTGCCAGGCAGGTGGTGtgcatctgtaattccagctacccaGGAGACCAAGGCACAAGGATCACAAACTCgagaccatcctcagcaattcagcaagaccctgcctcgaaataaaatattaaaaggggtggggatggctGGGCAAAgtgatgcacacttgtaatcccagtgatttgggaggctacGGCAGAACGATTCCAATGtcgaagccagccttagcaacttagtgagaccttgtctcaaaattaaaaaaataaaataaaatagactgggtcagacttccttaacaggactcccacagcacaagaaataaaagcaagaatcaataactgggatagattcaaactaaatagttttctgtcagcaaaggaaactatcagcaatgcgaagagagagcctacagagtgggagaatatctttgccactcaaacttcagatagagcactaatttccagaatatataaagaattcaaaaaactctacacgaagaatacaaataacccaatcaacaaatgggctaaggatatgaacagatacttcacagatgaagatctacaagcaatcaacaaacatatgaaaaaatgttcaccatctttagtaataagagaaatgcaaatcaaactacactaagattccatctcaccccaattagaatggcgattatcaagaatacaagcaacaatagatgttgcagaggatgtggggaaaaaggtacactcatacattgctggtggggttgcaaattagtgcagccactctgggaagcagtgtggagattccttagaaaacttggaatggacctaccatttgacccagctatcccactccttggcctatacctaaaggacttaaaatcagcatactacagagatacagccacaacaatgttcatagctgctcaattcacaatagccagactgtggaaccaacctagatgcccttcaattgatgaattgataaagaaactgatatatatatatatacaatggaatattactcagctataaagaataataaaattatggcatttgcaggcaaatggatgaaactggagaatatcatgttaagtgagataagccaatctcaaaaatccaaaagacgaatgatctcactgataagcggatgatgacacataatgaagggtgggaggggggcaagaatggaggaaggagggactatatagagggaaaagagagttgggaggggtggaggggaaggaaaaaaataacagaatgaatcaaacatcattaccctatgtaaatgtatgaatatgcaaatggtatgctgttactccatgtacaaacaaacaacatgtatcccatttctttacaataaaaataaatttaaaaaataaataaataaaataaaataaaatagactgggaatgtagctaaaTGGTAGAGCACTCAGGGTTCAAacactagtaccaaaaaaaaaattttttttacctaAGGCAGCCAGCTGTGTTGGTGAGCACTGATTCCCACTCAATATGGCGTGGCTTACAATCTTCATTAGGTTCCCTCTCCCAACCGGAATGAGGAATGATCACTTCATCTGTCAAGGCATGCAGTGCATGGTCCACAATCTCCATTTTGATTGAGTCGTGGGATGAGAGATTCCACAGGGTTCCTGGAAGAGATAATTCATCAGACAGCTCTCCAACACCCAAGACAGTATATTTGAAGAACGTCAAAGAGAATCCCTTATTCTGTGACTTCTCAGACTTCCCCAATGACcaaataacttgttttttttttttgttttgtttttgtttttttgtggtactggggatcgaactcagggccttgtacttgcgaggcaagcactctaccagctgagctatctctccagcccaatAACTTGTATTGATATTCAAACTTTTGTGTATAATCCATGGTAaggaataattttataatgtacaAACATACAggtcatgaaataaaatttcataaaaataataattcctatAACTAATGCTCACCAATCCATCTATACTGATTTCTCTGCCTCAGTTCTACTTTCATTTGGGGTCACATAATTCTTTGTTGTAGAAAGCTGTCCTATTCATTGCTGGATGTTTACCACTCCTGGCCTTTACTTACTGGATGCCAATACTCTCTACCCCCACCTAAGTTACAAGCAAAAATGTCTCCAACACTGCAAATGTCCtcagggtggaggagggagggattTCCTTCAATTGAGAACCACTGGCCTGTacgatttttcttttttcttttttttttttttttttcttgatatgaaggattgaacccagggggctcaaccactaagcaacatcaccagcccttttatcttttattttgagacaaggtctcagtagttgcttagggcctcactaagttgctgaggctagtcttgaacttgcaatccttctgcctcagcctcctgagtcactggggtatTACAGACTTGTATCACCACACTCagcatcatttctttcttttgcttggaATGGTGATTGTGACCAGCAAAACTGTGTTCAAATCACACCATCAGATCACAACGTAAAATCTGAAAAACCactgttttaaataaaagcaaggatcacaagctcaaatgTCTAGATGGGCCTGGCATGTGAGTCAAGACACAACTGGGGGTAAATGGCAACTGACATTCAGCTTCCATGTTTGGGAGACAACTTCCTTTATGACTGTAGTTGATTAGAGTTAATAGTATGTGTCAGGAGATGACTGTGAACTGAAGAACAAATGCCCCCAATCAGCTCAGACCAAATACTGCCAGTGAGGAACAGATCCATCATTACCAGTTCTTCCACATATTTAACAGAAGCAAGAATCTAGAATTCTAAGTGATATCTACTGAATTTTAAACATTAGCAaccaattctttaaaatttcaaaaatcttaCATGGTACAAACAAATCTATTTGACCCAAAGGTTAACATTCACAATCTATAATCAAAAGTTAAAGAACTAGAAACCCCTCTAGTTTTCAACTTCTCTAGGGGTAAGAGTCACCCACATCTAGCATTTGCTGGGGCCTAGAACATACCAGTAATGACTTCAGTAAGATCCATATCACGAGCCTTTCGGAGCAATCGCACAAGGGCAGGAACACCATCACAATTTTTTATGGCAATCTTGTTATCTTGGTCCCGTCCAAAGGAGATATTCTTGAGAGCTCCACATGCTCCAAGGTGCACTTCCTTTTTGGGGTGGTCTAATAAGCCCACCAGCACGGGGATGCCCTTGAGCTTCCGCACATCAGTCTTCACCTTGTCATTGCGATAGCATAAGTGTTGCAAGTAAGCAGCTGCATTGGACTTGACAGCATCCAAGCGGAATCCCAGCATGGCGATCACCTCTGGCAGCTCAGGCTGTCTCCAATTGGGAGGAGGAGGGCCTCCCTTTCGAAGGCTATCCAAGCTTGCTAAACTTCCCCGCTCATGCTGGGCCAAAGGAGCCCAATAGTACTGATCTGTTGGCACCTCCTCACCAATCATGTCTTCATAACTCCTGcagattttttgaaaaatcaagaaaagaggAATACATCAATTAGTTAAGTCTAGCTTACTGGACATTCCTATAACCCCTCATCATCAAGGCAGGATTAACCCCAGCACTGATACACAGATCACATATCTCCTTTGCATTAATAATATGCTGATcaattttaacaattttgaaGGCACTTTCAATTAAATTAGACCTTCCCTTTTTTCATCAAGTTTGCTGGCTCAGAAAGTAATAATCAGAGAAGTTAATCACAAAAAAAGAACCAGATTCTACTAACTTACCATGTATTTGAATGATACCTGAAAGTTATTAATTTCTTCAGATAGAGATTAAAATAAATCCTTAGCAGAGCTAACCGAACTAAATGACTCAATGTCACAAACAAAGCCTGAGAACAGTTCTAACAAGCCCTTAGCTAAACAGGAAATGAGGCATTTACACACAGGAAACAGCTGACAGAATAAGACCCTTAAACATACTTCATATTTAAGGTTCTCCTTACCctattttggaaattataaaaGAGGGAGGGgctgatagaaaacaaaaaagaaaagaacttcttGCTATATCATAGAATGAATACCTACCTGTCTTTGGTACTGAGGAGGTGTATGTCTAAAACACAAATTTTCACAGTTCATATCAAGATCAGACCTGCTACTTGACgaacatgtttttttgttttgttctgtttcattaccaggggttgaaccttgtgcactttatcactgagctatatcccctgtcctttttttttttttttttttttttgagacagggtcttgctaagttgctgaggttgaccttgaactttgccatccttctgcctcagcctcccaagtcactgggataacaggcctgTGCTATCATGTCCAACTCTCAACAAATACGTTTAAAATGAGTTCCATTCTCCAATTTCTAAATACCTCCAATTTGGTCAAAATCTACTGACCAACACTGCATTTGGGATGCCCAGCCACAGGGAACAGAGACAAATCAATTACAGAAAAGAGAAGTCAGCGGGAGATAATTCTTCCTATTTCAGTACTACCAGCAACCACTAGAGGGTGAGTCTGCCACACTATTATTTATTCATAACCACCAGGAAGAGACCCATTATCTCTGAGCTCATCTCATTCTGCAACTCCCACAGAAGAGGAGAACCTATTGTGTGTGAACTCTCCAAATAAGACCTTTGTTTGCTCCACAAAACCACTCCCACTGCCACCAAACACTCAAGGTTAGCTTGAGCTGAAGACCTAACTCAGGTATCAACATCAACCACTCAACAGTGATTCAGAGGCACAAAGTATTTAGTAAAAGAATTACCAGGgctatttcaaaatatcattgaAACAAAATACAGGTCATATAGTTAAGTTTTAAGAGAAGGCTACTAAATAGTGAAGAAAGATTTCTTTCTAGTCCGGGGTAAGGGTGGGGGGAATAGGGTATGTTTACATATATAGGAAAAAGAACTCAAAGGCTATGcaccaaaatgttaacagtggttCTTTATGAATGGATGGTGTGCTATTCTGGGGTTTTCAGGCTCTGTGTTAAGCACCTTtcaattttcttgttattttaagacacccaattataaaaacaattaccATATCCAAATTTCAGTCACTCAAAGAAAtcttatatttccttcttttataggCAGAGGATCAAGATTCTCTTTCACTTTACAGATAAAGCTGTGTCCAGAAAGATCAAATGACTTGCTTGAAGTTACACTGCTAGTGGCAGAGACACAACTAGAACCAAGGTTTTTCAAGTTCAGTGCTTTTTACACTAATCACTGCCTCACTGTTCAAGTTTGACCTTGTATTACTCTCCTAAGCCCGGAACAGGAAGCAGCAAATGATCTTGCTAGTCAAGCAAGTTTCCAAGTCCAATGCCACCCTGGAACAAACCCAAGAACCAGGCCCCAAACCTTCTCTATGTCAACTGCCACAAAGACAGCACAAAATGGCCTAGCCACCCACACCCACCTGGGTCCAATCACTCTTTACTAATGAGGAAGTCAGAAAAGCAGACTTTCATTACAGCCAACACCCTGGGTAGACTGCTGTTATCTACCGCTGCTCTAGGTTACACCAGTTAAGGTCTGGTGCCCCTTCAGGAAAAAAAGGTGAGTCACATGGGAGTTGGATTAGCTAACGAAGACACCTGAAAGGTAAGTGATTCAGGCTTAGATAATGGGGCCTCTACCCTGTCTCCAGTCCAGTTCAGTTCACTATTAACCAATGCTACCTATACATGAAGAAAGTAAGCACCAAGGCATTTGGCTTTAGAAGGTCATGACCCATCACAGAAATTCAGTAACAGCTGCCAGGGCATCCTCACCATCAAGAAAACCATTTTCCTTCTTATCTCCTTGTCTGAAAAACACAAACCCTAATTTATTCTAAAGCAGGATTTGCAGCCAAGGAGTCAAACCTGTTTTTATTCTGCCCTAGAactaaatactttttatatttttagagggttgtttttaaaaacaaagaccatCTAACAAAGATAACATAGAACACACAAAGCCTAAATTTGGTCCTCTGCAAAGGTCTGCCAATCCCACTCTAAAGCATTCTCAAGGCAACAAGGGATcaattatttcacttcacatCACCAAGAATCCCCATGGACAAGTAAAGTCAGAGTAGGCAGATGCTTAGTGACCTTTCAGAGTGTTATTAATGTATCTCTCCCTCAAGAATGTCACCTTCATTTCCTTTATAACCAAATTTAAGACCCTAAGCACAAAGTGTCAGGCTTTTGAGAggtcaaagtttatttttaacattgGAATCAGAACCACCATGGGAAGGGTTCTTAAATACATCCTTCATTATCTCTTCTGGTTCTGAAAGCCTAAAATTCAACTCTCTTCTTAACACCAAACCAaggcaggtgcagtggtacacagtTGTCACCTCAggctatttgggaggctaaagcaggaggatgataagtttgaggccagacagGGCAACTTGAAAaagacaccctgtctcaaaaataaataaataggtctgGGAATGAAGCTAAGTGGATCTCACTTGCATAACATAAgccaggtcctgggctcaatccccagtactggaaaaaaaaaaaaaaggagaaactccCAGGAACAAGTGAGTTGAGTATTCCATGACATCAGGCTCCTTTGTGATTCCACAACACCAAAGGGAGGTCAGACTTTAACCAGAAACCACAGAAATTATGGCCAAAGAAGCAGATTTCATTATTTAGGACATATATCAATAATTATCACAAGTCATTTCCTATAATTAAAACATATGACTTTTATGATAAAACAGCAAGTTGATACTAAGTCAGATAGGGGGAAAACAGGGTAGCCttctaagagaaaaagaaaaaaaaggcagaaggGATGGAGTCACAAGTGTCTTTGATcctaaaagtagaaagaaaagtcAGTTCTTTCCCCTGTCTTGGAAAGACCGTTTCCTTCTACTTTTGCCTACCTGAGGCGGCGGCGAGGGTCAGAGGGTGTCCCAGTCCGACGGGCAGTGCCATAATCAGACATCATACCATAATCCAGGTCATCATAGCCCATACTTCGCTGGTCATCTTCTAGCCCATAAGGCTCTGGGTGAAAGCGGTGCAGATCCACGCTGCTCCCTCCTACCCGAACCTGGGGCTGCGGCCCATAGACATCCTGTCTACTAGGTGCCCTGTAGCCTTCCATGCTGGGCCTATATCGTTCCTCAATGCGGGTCACCCGGGATAGACTGCCATAGTTGTCACTGCCACCTGGATAACCATCTTCATAGTGGCGGCTATATCCATCAGGAGGGTAGTGGAAGTTCCTAGGAAGGGTAGCGGTGCCTGCTTGGCCCACATAAGGACCAGGTCCCCCATTGCCATTCTTGCGGAAATCACGACCCAAAGTCTGGATATAGTTGTTTGAAACTGATGAGGCATCCACAGGCAGCCCATCAGGTCCCATAGGGACTGGCTGTACTGTCCGTGTTGTCACTGTCTTCACTACTTTCTTGACCTTCAATTATggaaagaggggggaaaaaaaacactacTGAAGGAAGTGAGTGAGACAAGCTTACTTCCAGACCACTCCAAGAAAAAAGGCAAACCCAAATCTCTAGGTCACTTTACTAGAAATGCCTTACCATCTACCTTCCATCCCATCCTATAGATATCCAAGCAAGAAAACTGCCCTGGCAATTACTACCTTTAGGTGAAGCTCCCACAGACCTTGATACACCCTCTCTCTTCCCAATCCATCAGATTTTCCCATATCACTTTTCCGTGTGAAGAGATCACTTTCTTTATGTCATCAGTACAGATTAGTGATCCTTCCTTCACCCTAATTAAGTGCTTAATCTCTCCCCTAATACAGACT of the Sciurus carolinensis chromosome 11, mSciCar1.2, whole genome shotgun sequence genome contains:
- the Ctnnd1 gene encoding catenin delta-1 isoform X4 is translated as MDDSEVESTASILASVKEQEAQFEKLTRALEEERRHVSAQLERVRVSPQDANPLMANGTLTRRHQNGRFVGDADLERQKFSDLKLNGPQDHSHLLYSTIPRMQEPGQIVETYTEEDPEGAMSVVSVETSDDGTTRRTETTVKKVVKTVTTRTVQPVPMGPDGLPVDASSVSNNYIQTLGRDFRKNGNGGPGPYVGQAGTATLPRNFHYPPDGYSRHYEDGYPGGSDNYGSLSRVTRIEERYRPSMEGYRAPSRQDVYGPQPQVRVGGSSVDLHRFHPEPYGLEDDQRSMGYDDLDYGMMSDYGTARRTGTPSDPRRRLRSYEDMIGEEVPTDQYYWAPLAQHERGSLASLDSLRKGGPPPPNWRQPELPEVIAMLGFRLDAVKSNAAAYLQHLCYRNDKVKTDVRKLKGIPVLVGLLDHPKKEVHLGACGALKNISFGRDQDNKIAIKNCDGVPALVRLLRKARDMDLTEVITGTLWNLSSHDSIKMEIVDHALHALTDEVIIPHSGWEREPNEDCKPRHIEWESVLTNTAGCLRNVSSERSEARRKLRECDGLVDALIFIVQAEIGQKDSDSKLVENCVCLLRNLSYQVHREIPQAERYQEAPPSVANNSGPHAASCFGAKKGKGKKPTEDPANDTVDFPKRTSPARGYELLFQPEVVRIYISLLKESKTPAILEASAGAIQNLCAGRWTYGRYIRSALRQEKALSAIADLLTNEHERVVKAASGALRNLAVDARNKELIGKHAIPNLVKNLPGGQQSSSWNFSEDTVVSLLNTINEVIAENLEAAKKLRETQGIEKLVLINKSGNRSEKEVRAAALVLQTIWGYKELRKPLEKEGWKKSDFQVNLNNASRSQSSHSYDDSTLPLIDRNQKSDNNYSTLNERGDHNRTLDRSGDLGDMEPLKGTPLMQDEGQESLEEELDELVLDDKGDQVSYPTMQKI